The sequence below is a genomic window from Burkholderia contaminans.
TTTCCGCAACCAGCCGGTTCGAAGGACAAGCGCGATCGAAACCGCGCGTGCCCCTCCTTGCGCTTACCCGTTCGTCGCCGTTGCCGACGCAGGCGCCGGGGCGGCCGCCTTGTCGTAGTCGACCGGCGCATCCGGCGCACGCGGCGTTTCGCCGGCGCGCTGGATCCAGCCGCCGCCCAGCGCACGGTACAAGTCGACCAGATTGGTCCAGCGCGCCAGACGTGCACTGATCAGCGATTGCTGCGCCGAGTACAGATCCGTCTGTGCGGTCAGCACCGACAGGTAGCTGTCGACACCGTTCTTGTAACGCAGGTCCGACAGGTCGAAGCGTCGCTGCTGCGCGTGCTCGTTGCGCTCGAGCGCGGCGATCTGCTGGTCGTACGTGCCGCGTGCGGCGAGGCCATCCGACACTTCGCGGAATGCCGACTGGATCGCCTTCTCGTAGTTCGCGATCTCGATGCGCTTCTGCACGTGCGCGAGGTTCAGGTTCGCGATGTTCTGACCGCCTTCGAAGATCGGCATCGTGATCTGCGGCGCGAACGACCATGCGGCCGTGCCGGCCTTGAACAGGCCACCCAGCGTCGGGCTGCCGGTGCCGAACGCACCCGTCAGCGAGATCTTCGGGAAGAACGCCGCGCGGGCCGCACCGATGTTCGCGTTCGCGGCCAGCAGCGTCTGCTCGGCCTGCATCACGTCGGGGCGACGCGTCAGCAGATCCGACGGCAGGCCAGCGGGCACATCCGTCAGCAGGTTCTGCGCGTCGAGCGGCCTGCCCGCCGGCAGGTCGTCCGGCAGCGGCTCGCCGATCAGCAGCACCAGCGCATTCAACGCCTGCGCGCGTGCACGCGCCTGCGCCTGCTGGTTCGCGAGCGCCGTCTCGACCACCGTCTGCGCCTGACGCAGCTCGAGCTCGGAGCCCGTGCCGTTGTCGAATTGCAGCTTGGTCAGGTCGTACGACGCCTGCGCGGTCTTCAGCGTGTTCTCCGTGACCTTCAACAGATCGTCGGTCGACAGCAGCGTCAGGTACTGGTCCGCCACCTGCGATACCAGCGAGATCTCCGACGCCTGCCGTGCATACGACGTCGACAGATACTGCGCGAGCGCCTGGTCCTTCAGGCTCTGCACGCGGCCGAACAGGTCGAGTTCCCACGACGCGGACAGGCCGACGTTGTAGGCGCGCGAGATGTACGGCGCACCGGTCTGCGAAAGACCCTGCGGCACGCGCTGGATGCTGCCCGTGCCCGTACCGTCGAGCGTCGGGAACAACCCCGCACGCGTGATCTGGTACTGCGCACGCGCGGCCTCGATGTTCAGCACCGATACGCGCAGGTCGCGGTTGTTCTTCAGCGCGATCTCGATCAGCCGCTGCAGGCGCGGGTCGACGAAGAACTCGCGCCAGCCGATGGCGGTCGCAGCTTGCCCGTTGGCGCTGCGCGCGCCGGCCGCACCCGGCTGCGTCGCGTAGACGCCGCCGGCCGGGTACGCCTGCGCGACAGGCGCATCAGGCCGCTTGTAATGCGGCGCCATCGTGCACCCCGCGGCGAACAACGCGACAGCCAGGGCAGCCGCGGTTGCAGTCAAAGCGTGTTTTTGCATCGTTACTGCCCCTTCGAATCGTGTGCGTCGTCGTGACCGCGCTGCAGGTCGCCCTGCACGAGACGCCATGCGTCGTCGACGTTTTCCGTCTCGCCGCTGAAGATCGCGCGAACCCGCACGAAGAACATCGGGATCATGAAGATCGCGAGGAACGTTGCCGTGATCATCCCGCCGATCACGCCCGTACCGATCGCGTGCTGGCTGGCCGAACCCGCGCCGTTGCTGATCGCGAGCGGCAGCACGCCCAGCATGAACGCGAGCGACGTCATCAGGATCGGACGCAGCCGCAGGCGCGCCGCCTCGATCGCCGCACGCACCGGCCCCATGTTCCCGCTCGCCTGCAACTCGCGCGCGAACTCGACGATCAGGATCGCGTTCTTCGCGGACAAGCCCACGGTAGTCAGCAGGCCGACCTGGAAGAACACGTCGTTCTCGAGGCCGCGCAGCATCGTTGCGAGCAGCGCGCCGACCACGCCGAGCGGCACGACCATGATCACCGAGAACGGGATCGACCAGCTTTCATACAGCGCCGCGAGACACAGGAACACGACGAGGATCGAAATCGCGTACAGGATCGGCGCCTGCGAACCGGACTGGATTTCCTGGAACGACAGCCCCGTCCACGAGTAGCCGATACCCTCCGGCAGCTTGCTCGCGAGCGCCTCCATCGCCGCCATCGCCTGCCCGGTCGACTTGCCTTCCGCGGCCTGACCCTGGATCTCGATCGACGACACGCCGTTGTAGCGTTCGAGCTTCGGCGAACCGTAGCTCCAGTGGCCGGTCGCGAACGCGCTGAACGGCACCATGCCGCCCGTGCTGTTGCGCACGTACCAGATGTTCAGGTCTTCCGGCGTCATTCGGAACGGCGCGTCCGACTGCACGTATACCTTCTTGATCCGGCCATCGGTATCCAGGAAGTTGTTCACGTACTGCGACGCCCACGCGATCGAGAACGTCTGGTCGATCGCAGCAGCGGTCACGCCGAGCGCGTTCGCCTTCTCGCGGTCGATGTCGACCTTGTACTGCGGCGTATCGTTCAGGCCGTTCGGGCGCACGAGTGCCAGCGCGGGATCCTTCGCGGCCATCCCGAGCAACTGCCCGCGCGCGGCCATCAGCGCTTCGTGGCCGAGGCCGGCGTTGTCCGTCAGCTCGAAGTCGAAGCCGGCAGCGGTGCCGAGTTCGGGAATCGACGGCGGGTTGAACGGGATCACCATCGCGTCCTTGTACTGCGCGTAGTGCGCGAAAGTCCGGCCGATCAGCGCCTGCACCTTCTGGTCCGAACGCTGGCGATGCTCGTACGGTTTCAGCTTCACGAACACGAGACCGGCATTCTGGCCGCGGCCCGCAAAGCTGAAGCCGTTGACCGTGAACACCGAGTCGACCACATCCTTCTCGGTGGTGGTCAGGTACGTGTTGATGTTGTCGAGCGTCTTGCCGGTCGTTTCCTGCGTGGAGCCCGACGGCGTCTGCACGATCATGAACATGTAGCCCTGGTCTTCATCCGGCAGGAACGACTTCGGCAGGCGCACGAACATCACGCCGACCGCGATGAACACGGCCAGGTAGATCACGAGCCAGCGGCCCGAGCGCCGGATCACGTGGTTCACGCCGCCCGTATAGCGATCGCGACTGCGGTCGAAGGTCCGGTTGAACCAGCCGAAGAAGCCCTTCTTCTCTTCGTGATGCCCTTGCGGGATCGGCTTGAGGATCGTCGCGCACAATGCCGGCGTCAGAATCAACGCGACGAGCACCGACAGCACCATCGCCGACACGATCGTCAGCGAGAACTGACGATAGATCGCGCCGACCGAGCCACCCGAGAATGCCACCGGCACGAACACCGCCGACAGCACGAGCGCCACGCCGACGAGTGCACCGGTGATCTGGCCCATCGCCTTGCGGGTCGCCTCCTTCGGTGACAGGCCCTCTTCCGCCATCACGCGCTCGACGTTCTCGACCACCACGATCGCATCGTCGACCAGCAGGCCAATGGCGAGCACGAGGCCGAACATCGACAGCGTGTTGATCGAGAAGCCGGCGAGGCCCATGATCGCGAACGTGCCGAGCAGCACCACCGGCACCGCGATCGTCGGGATGATCGTCGCCCGCAGGTTCTGCAGGAATAGGTACATCACGAGGAACACGAGCACGATGCCTTCGAGCAGCGTCTTGACCACTTCCTCGATCGACAGGCGCACGAACGGCGTCGTGTCGTACGGATAGTGGACGACGAGACCGTGCGGGAAGTACTTCGACAGTTCGTCGATCTTGGCCCGCAACGCCGTCGCAGTGGCGAGCGCGTTCGCGCCGGTCGCGAGCTGGATGCCGAGGCCGGCCGTCGGCTGCCCCATGTACTTCGTGTCGAACGTGTAGTTCTCGGAGCCGAGCGCCGCACGGCCGACATCCTTCAGGCGCACCTGCGAACCATCCTGGTTGACCTTCAGCAGGATGTTGCCGAACTGCTCGGGCGTGCGCAGCAGCGTCGACTCGGTGATCGTCGCCTGCAGCATCGTGCCAGGCTTCGCCGGCGTGCCGCCGATCTGGCCGCCCGCGATCTGCACGTTCTGCTGCGTGATCGCGGCCGTCACGTCGGTCGGCGTGAGGCTGTAGTTGGTCAGCTTGACCGGGTCGAGCCAGATGCGCATCGAAAACTGCGAACCGAGCAGCAGCGTCTGGCCGACACCGTTCACGCGGCTGAGCGGATCGAGCACGTGCGACGCCACGTAGTTCGTCAGGTCCTCCTTCGACATGCTGCCGTCCTCGGAGTTGAACGCGAACCACATCAGCCAGTTGCTGCTCGACTTCGTGACCTGCATGCCGAGCTGCTGCACGACCTGCGGCAGGTTCGGCGTCGCGAGCGACAGCTTGTTCTGCACCTGCACCTGCGCGACGTCCGGATTCGTGCCCGGCGAGAAGGTCAGCGTGATCGTCGCGTTACCCGAGTCATCGCTGGTCGACGACATGTACAGGAAGTTGTCGAGACCGCTCATCTGCTGCTCGATCACCTGCGTCACCGTGTCTTCCACCGTCTTCGCGGAAGCGCCCGGATAGTTCGCCTGGATCTGGATCGTCGGCGGTGCGATCGTCGGATACTGCGCGATCGGCATCTTGAAGATCGATGCGACGCCGGCCAGCATCAGCACGATCGCGATCACCCACGCAAAGATCGGGCGATCGATAAAGAACTTGGCCATGAAACGGACTCCTTGTTATTGCGCGGACGACGCAGCGGTCGAACGCGCGGCGGCATTGGCGACGGTGCTCGCCGGTGCGGCGCCGGATGCATTCGCCGCGCTTGCCGGTGTGCCGGACGCAGCGTCCGGCGCAAGTGCGGGCTGCGCCGCGACGGTCTTCACGGTCGCACCCGGGCGTACCTTGTCGACGCCCTGCACGATCACGTGGTCGCCCGCTTGCAGGCCGCCTTCGACGATCCAGTTCGGGCCGTACGTGCCGGCCGTCGTCAACGGGCGCGTCTCGACCTTGTTGGCCGCGTTCACGACCAGTGCGATCGCCTGGCCCTTCTGGTCATGCGTGACGCCGATCTGTGGCACCAGGAATGCGTTCTCGTTCACGCCTTCCTCGATCCGCGCACGCACGAACATGCCCGGCAGCAGCACGCGGCCCGGGTTCGGGAAGATCGCGCGAATCGTTACCGAGCCGGTGGCCTGGTCGACCGTCACGTCCGAGAACTGCAGCTTGCCGGCTTCCGAATAGGTCTTGCCGTCCTCCAGGATCAGCGACACCTTCGCGGCGCCCGGGCCGCTCGTTTTCAGCTTGCCGCTCTGCACGTCCTGGCGCAGCTTCAGCCCGTCGAGGCTCGACTGCGTGAGGTCGACGTACACCGGATCGAGCTGCTGCACCGTCGACAGCAACGTCGCCTGGCTCGCCTGCACGTAGGCGCCCGGCGTCACTTGCGAGATGCCGACGCGGCCGGTGATCGGCGACACGACGTCGGTGTAGCCGAGGTTGATCTGCGCGGTATCGACCGCCGCCTTGCCGGCCGCGACGTCCGCCGCGGCCTGGCCTTGCGTGGCCACTGCGTTGTCGTAGTCCTGCTTGCTGACCGCGTTCGCGGCCACCAGCACCTTGTAGCGCGC
It includes:
- a CDS encoding efflux RND transporter permease subunit, whose product is MAKFFIDRPIFAWVIAIVLMLAGVASIFKMPIAQYPTIAPPTIQIQANYPGASAKTVEDTVTQVIEQQMSGLDNFLYMSSTSDDSGNATITLTFSPGTNPDVAQVQVQNKLSLATPNLPQVVQQLGMQVTKSSSNWLMWFAFNSEDGSMSKEDLTNYVASHVLDPLSRVNGVGQTLLLGSQFSMRIWLDPVKLTNYSLTPTDVTAAITQQNVQIAGGQIGGTPAKPGTMLQATITESTLLRTPEQFGNILLKVNQDGSQVRLKDVGRAALGSENYTFDTKYMGQPTAGLGIQLATGANALATATALRAKIDELSKYFPHGLVVHYPYDTTPFVRLSIEEVVKTLLEGIVLVFLVMYLFLQNLRATIIPTIAVPVVLLGTFAIMGLAGFSINTLSMFGLVLAIGLLVDDAIVVVENVERVMAEEGLSPKEATRKAMGQITGALVGVALVLSAVFVPVAFSGGSVGAIYRQFSLTIVSAMVLSVLVALILTPALCATILKPIPQGHHEEKKGFFGWFNRTFDRSRDRYTGGVNHVIRRSGRWLVIYLAVFIAVGVMFVRLPKSFLPDEDQGYMFMIVQTPSGSTQETTGKTLDNINTYLTTTEKDVVDSVFTVNGFSFAGRGQNAGLVFVKLKPYEHRQRSDQKVQALIGRTFAHYAQYKDAMVIPFNPPSIPELGTAAGFDFELTDNAGLGHEALMAARGQLLGMAAKDPALALVRPNGLNDTPQYKVDIDREKANALGVTAAAIDQTFSIAWASQYVNNFLDTDGRIKKVYVQSDAPFRMTPEDLNIWYVRNSTGGMVPFSAFATGHWSYGSPKLERYNGVSSIEIQGQAAEGKSTGQAMAAMEALASKLPEGIGYSWTGLSFQEIQSGSQAPILYAISILVVFLCLAALYESWSIPFSVIMVVPLGVVGALLATMLRGLENDVFFQVGLLTTVGLSAKNAILIVEFARELQASGNMGPVRAAIEAARLRLRPILMTSLAFMLGVLPLAISNGAGSASQHAIGTGVIGGMITATFLAIFMIPMFFVRVRAIFSGETENVDDAWRLVQGDLQRGHDDAHDSKGQ
- a CDS encoding efflux transporter outer membrane subunit, whose amino-acid sequence is MQKHALTATAAALAVALFAAGCTMAPHYKRPDAPVAQAYPAGGVYATQPGAAGARSANGQAATAIGWREFFVDPRLQRLIEIALKNNRDLRVSVLNIEAARAQYQITRAGLFPTLDGTGTGSIQRVPQGLSQTGAPYISRAYNVGLSASWELDLFGRVQSLKDQALAQYLSTSYARQASEISLVSQVADQYLTLLSTDDLLKVTENTLKTAQASYDLTKLQFDNGTGSELELRQAQTVVETALANQQAQARARAQALNALVLLIGEPLPDDLPAGRPLDAQNLLTDVPAGLPSDLLTRRPDVMQAEQTLLAANANIGAARAAFFPKISLTGAFGTGSPTLGGLFKAGTAAWSFAPQITMPIFEGGQNIANLNLAHVQKRIEIANYEKAIQSAFREVSDGLAARGTYDQQIAALERNEHAQQRRFDLSDLRYKNGVDSYLSVLTAQTDLYSAQQSLISARLARWTNLVDLYRALGGGWIQRAGETPRAPDAPVDYDKAAAPAPASATATNG
- a CDS encoding efflux RND transporter periplasmic adaptor subunit; this encodes MRVERVPYRLITAATAAVFLAACGKKESAPPPQTPEVGVVTVQPQAVPAVTELPGRTSAFLVAQVRARVDGIVLRREFTEGTDVKAGQRLYKIDPAPYIAALNSAKATLAKAQANLVTQNALVARYKVLVAANAVSKQDYDNAVATQGQAAADVAAGKAAVDTAQINLGYTDVVSPITGRVGISQVTPGAYVQASQATLLSTVQQLDPVYVDLTQSSLDGLKLRQDVQSGKLKTSGPGAAKVSLILEDGKTYSEAGKLQFSDVTVDQATGSVTIRAIFPNPGRVLLPGMFVRARIEEGVNENAFLVPQIGVTHDQKGQAIALVVNAANKVETRPLTTAGTYGPNWIVEGGLQAGDHVIVQGVDKVRPGATVKTVAAQPALAPDAASGTPASAANASGAAPASTVANAAARSTAASSAQ